CACATCAGTGAAAGGCAAGGACATCAAGACATACTATCTAGCGAGCCATCACAACATATGGGTTTGGTTAATATCATGCCTAAAAATAGATAGGTCAAAAAGAGCTAGGTATAGTTGTGTACATTTGGGGTTAGTAAGCATGAATAACGCCATCAGATACATTAGATAGTCCATCGAATAGCAAGAGTGTTGGCTCAACTAGCCTACGGCCAGCCATTGTATGGCCTGGTGAAGCAGCCTTGTCTAGCTAGCAGCAGGTTAGCATATGGAGCCGGCGACAGTGCCAGCGTCCAGCATGTCCAGCCTACCCACCAGTGGCCCAGCGGCCAGCAAGTCAGCATCGTCTAGCTAGTAGAGACAGCCCGCATCAGCAGCATCCAGCCCATTGTCTAACAAGCTTTGGCTCAGCATCTTGAAAGGGATAATATGAAGTGTGAGAGCAACTCCTAACAAGATTAGGAGTTATTACTTTCAAAATTAAGATTTATAAAAGTAGTCCTACTTAGCGTAGGATTATTTATTTTGTCCAACATGACTTGTTTTCAACTAATGTCTATTTAAATTAGGGGTCTATTTAAATTTTTCCTATTTCGACTAGAACTTAATTTTTTAGCTTGTTAATTCTGAGTAGAAATAGTGACTACTAAAACTTTAAACACATAACAATTGCCCTTGTCATCATTGCTagtttttttaatcaataaaattcagAATATTAGTTCAAAAACCTTATATAGTGGTAAGTAAAGCCAttgttcaagaaaaaaaaatctttttttggTGAGTAAGCCTACGGGGGTCTTCTCCAACTACTTGAGGTGTGAGTATTCCACAAAAAGGAAATTGAAAATGGAGTACAGTGAGTAAGTATTCTCGCCAATATTCCTCGCCAACACAATTGCTTCGTATAATAGCAAATCAATTGCGTTAAATAATCTTAGGAGATCCGTACACATTGCACAAGGAGCAATGTCGGAAAAAAATATGATGCATCAATGTGACATGCAGAGTAATAGGCATCATAAAGGCCAATTCCCCAAGCAGATAGGTATCATAAAAGCAAAACCAAGCTGCTTTATGCTAATGTAAGTACAGACAACAGAACAAATTCAGAACAATATGCAATCATCAAGGACAACATTGCCGCGAAAGCGTGACAAATTGAAACCAGTGAACATGATAGACTGCTGAAGTGAGATGTACTAATTGAGGGGAATTGGGCAAGGGAGATACCTCCAATAACATAAAGTACTGAAAATCATCCTAGAGGAGAAGTTTAACTTTTTAGGCTAAACAACAAGATCTTGACAAGAGTTTGGTGATTCTTACTTGGCTTCTTATCACCGGAAACAGGTGCAGTATGCGATGTTTCTGCACAAATGAATGTAAAACAATCATTACAAAGGTAAACATCTTGATAGACCAAATGCAACCCAATACAAAAAAATcttataagatatatatagtataggcCCTTACTTGGTATATCATCGGAAGATACTGACTTAGCAGTAGCACATGGAGTTTCTGACCAAACAAAACAAGCTCAAGTCAACCACTGTCTTGAGTCTTGACAACAAAGCAGAGTTGCATAGCTAAATCAAAAGGCATAAGTAACATGATTTTCTTGATCTAATCAATTATTTGCACTATCGAACAGCATTAAAATGCATGTTCCCCATTCAATTGCATCGTCCAATATTTcataataaagataaaagataatttcacaaaaaattcCTTCACAATGTTTGAGCTAACTGGACATCAAGAAatctaatcaaaaattataaaatacaagCAATTAACTAGACATCAGTCATACCTTTATGTTTCTTGTAACAAACAAGGGAACAGCTGCAATTACAATACAAATATTTAGCATCACAAGGAGTAAAACAACGAAAATCACTCGAGAACAAATTCAACAAACATGATAAGATTCAACAGTATTAAGTAACTTACTATGGTATAAGACATGTTGGACATTTATATTTGGACTTTGCTTCATTACAAACCTTACATTGTTGCGGACCCATAGTTTTATCAGCTGTGTTTAAAACTTCAATTGATTTCTTGTAAGCTATATGTCAAGCAGTACCATAATTACAACGAATTCCAGGAGAGCAAGATTACCAAAATAGTTTTAACAGTTAATAACCATAGACAGCGTAAAATCATATAACCAATCGATCAGTTTATGAATTGATTTCATTACAATGTAACAGAACGGAACAAGAACATACACAAACTAAGCAAGAACAAAGCATAATACAAGATTGATGATGCGCCTGATGCAAGAACAATGCCCGAGAATAGGATTTAGATAAAACTGAACATCACTATGTCTATACCTAATTCCTATCAGATGGAAGAAAAGCAAGACCTAATTTTCTATTGTGCTGCAGAGAAAAAGACACAAAAGGCCCTATGTTGGGAACATGTTTCATGGATCTAAAATatttacacaaattgttgtcAGAGACGATCTCTCCGAGAGGCGTATGAGATATATGGTCTAAATAATCcaattaataacaaattaaggagaaaataacaatatgagcttcttgttttgaggttatCGCTTTAAAAagctctcacaagagtagctgaaATATTTATTCAACCCATGTGGGATGTGGCCTTGTAAACTATTTTATGGCATTGGGCTTGACAACTCCTTAACTTGGAGCATACAGATTATAAATGTCCAAATtgtgaagaaaaagaaattattgAGTGCCAAGAGCCTTTGTAAAAATATATGCACACTGATCATTTGTTAAAACACGAGAAGTATGAATAAGACCATGAAGAATTATTTCAAACATAATGACACACTACTTCAATATGTTTCATTGTTTTGTACATTCATGAAAAATTGGATTGCGGCCGATATGTAATGTTGATTGACAAGATATAGTAAAAAGACATAGGACGAGATATATGTATATCAAGACCACGAAGTATAGCACAAATCCACTTCAACTCAGTCGTAAGTGAAGCTATTCGATACTCGGCTTCAGCGGAAGAACGGAACATTGTAtgttgtttctttgtttttcaaGATATAGgcgaaaaaccaaaaaaaaacacaatccATCCCGTGAGAGATCAACAAGTTAACAAAATCCAAACACTAATAGCCCAATCCGAGTCACACAATTTAGACTGTATAGATCAGATTTTGAAGAAAGAATGATACCCTGTCTTGGAGTACCTTTGAGATAACGAACAACTATAAGAGAAACCTCCCAATGTTCTATGTGAGGTGAGTGCATAAATTGTGACAGGATATGGACTAAATATCCAACATTTGGTCAATTGAAAGATAGATAAATAAGATGTCCCACAAGTAGAGATGACAACAGGTCGAATGTCTGGACCTGGATCTAGATCCACTTTTTGAGTGAGGACCCAGATCTCATCCCGGATCCGCAAATCCATATTATCAAGCCCCATATGTCATGTATTCACATATCCTACATATCCAGGATCGAGTCCTAATCCAAAACGGGTCTAAGGTTATTTTTGCGCATTTGATCGAGTTTTGCCTTGTGTTGCAATAGGAATAGAGTTATagattttaattgatgataataataaataaaactattaATTAAAATCCATAGTATATCCAATATCATGAACATGAACATAAATATGACcataataaaactaaatttaaCTTCATAACAAAGAACCTAAATCAAACTAAATATTTGAACATAATCAAAATCCCTAAAAccgtaaaaactaaaaaataaaaaaatcaaagaaagaacATTTAAATATGAGCAGAATATAAAGATaatcaaaacataaaattaaacatTTAGTTATATATTAACAAGAATGAACAAATTCATAATCTACCATCAAAATGATGGAAATGAGTGTCGTTTGATCAAGTGTAATTACTACATAAAAATAGGACGAGCTATGGAGATAAAAAAACATTCGACTATATGGCTATAGTGCTTTGCTAGAAACCATCTATGATTTGTGTACTAATACAATTAGTTTACTACTATTATAGTCGGGTTCAATGAGATCATACATATAAGTTACATCAACAGCATAGTATAGACTTTATGATATGAATTAATGTGTGTGTTTAATTAGTGAACTAAAGCACATAATAAGCTACCATAAGTAGATTTGTAACTGTGACATGTTAATGTTCACTATAAGTATGTCATGTAAGTATGCAACATATGTATGGGATGCTGTAGAGATTTTGATGAACTTATATAGTATGTATTCGTTCAGCAAAATAACACTCTTCAACATTCTCATGTTTTCTACATATACTCCAcctaaatataatgtaaaaattaattttcttattccACACTAGCATGCATTGTGATTCGTTTGATGCTTATGGACCAACATTAGAGAGACGACAATTGACGTTCACGATATCTCTGCATATAGCACATCAAACCATTCATACCGATTTGTTTGGTGGAATTTACGCTACAATGGTGTGATTCTTTCATATAGTTTATTCGTATTATTATAAGCATAAAATCCTATTTTAGATGGAGTATAAAAGAAATATTCTTTCGCTAAATCCTGCGCAAAATTCACAAGAAAATCCTAAAATGGCATTGAGAAACCATAAACACTCTCAAATTTCACAACTACCATCAAAGAACCATAGGTCAATGAAATGAAAGCCTCAAAgtggttcaacaatgaaaaacaaaatgaaaatcaaagcaaaagataaacacAAGtctttatgaggtatcttggatacctccccctcaaatgtaattttattataaatgattcaacaatacaattataataaacctcccttatcatGAGAACAaacctctcaagatcacaaaatgCTAAAACAATGATGAACACTTTCGAGTTTCAATCAAAGTAATAGCTCTCTCTCAAAGTGTGTTTGTGGTGATCTTTGTTCTATGAATGACGTATCCTTTTATAGATAAAGGAAATCATCTTTCATAGAACCACACTCAATGCACCATCAAAGCACAATTACATCACCAATTAATCATAGCAATTAGTATGACAATAAACAACTCAATAAGTATAGTAATTAATCAAGGAATACTATGCTCTACCAAGCCATACCGCAACTAAAACGTCCCAAAAGGAATCCTAGGCAAAGTGCTCGAATAAGCACCCCCatgtgctcgaacaagcacccaatgtgctcgaacgagcactcaGTTCAGAACCCACTACACTATGTGCCTTGAACGATCACACCTCTCCAGTCCACTTTTGACTTTGTTTCTTCATACCATGCCTTGCCTTGCTCAAGGCATGGTTCCACCCTTTAGTGAAGCCACCTCATCGATCGTTCCATACTTTAAATCATTCACAAACGACACATTCTTATCGTTCCTctccaaagtacaagacaaagcatttTCGATTAAATGTTCAAAGTTAACGTCATTGTTATGAATATTGGCACTTTTTTAACAGTCTATATCATAAAATTAAAGCCAAAACAGCAAATACACAAAAAGTAGAATCTTTTCCCATATTAtggctaaaaaaaaaattcccactttgcattatgttggaaagtatttcccacaataccgtccacgtgaaaatttgttttttttttatttttcagacaaaaccgccacatgagatggcgttTTGCCTTCAGcagcaaaccgccatctcaagtggcggtttggtccctggtaaaccgccacttcatgtggcggtttgcttgtggcctgaattttttttttctttcattttaaaatagtgaacgcaacatgcattaaactagttcaataccatctattccataataatcaattacgaaccggcttgatttgaaaaaattaattttgaaaataatgcaaagatatattacaattatggaaagtcatacaagaagttcaagtcatataagaatatacaaaattTTTCAAACTACAACCCtcggccccttttgttttgcgcactggtggatgatgatggtgtgaactcgtcaacctccgcaatgacattaagagcaggagctcgtcgttgactagcacgctgatatgtgatgatcctttgcggaggctATGGATGTGGAGAAGGAGTGGTGATGGAAGTAGGAGGAACGAATGGCGACATAGTACCGGATGacgatggcgatctggaagaccgacctcaagtagatgaacgctggcgacctcatgtggaccgagaactggatcctccaGAAGAGCTACGTCTATGGGCTGAACTCCTtagagaaggagtgtggaatgtgtcatctacctcgccaat
The Amaranthus tricolor cultivar Red isolate AtriRed21 chromosome 11, ASM2621246v1, whole genome shotgun sequence DNA segment above includes these coding regions:
- the LOC130827345 gene encoding uncharacterized protein LOC130827345 isoform X2, yielding MGPQQCKVCNEAKSKYKCPTCLIPYCSLVCYKKHKETPCATAKSVSSDDIPKTSHTAPVSGDKKPTTSEEVRDALKNEDLQKLICSIDNAPKALEELEKAMGVEAFRILSDKVLSLVNPE